NNNNNNNNNNNNNNNNNNNNNNNNNNNNNNNNNNNNNNNNNNNNNNNNNNNNNNNNNNNNNNNNNNNNNNNNNNNNNNNNNNNNNNNNNNNNNNNNNNNNNNNNNNNNNNNNNNNNNNNNNNNNNNNNNNNNNNNNNNNNNNNNNNNNNNNNNNNNNNNNNNNNNNNNNNNNNNNNNNNNNNNNNNNttttttttttgaaaaattataatttatatttttttatttttttaaaaaaatatttttcatataataaataaacaaaagaatatttttatattattatatctaaatataattgttttaaataaaaatatttttatataaaatattcaaacataaaattattttttttaaaaaaatttaaaaaattacttattttattttttttctgaaaaactCACCTAAACAAATTTTAGGTTATCCTCTTTTAATTTGTCAATGTGTGGGCATGACTTTTCAGTTTTGTTGTTATAGATCAGAATACATCCTATATCAATTCCATCGTGATCCTGATATAATAGTCAAGCATGTCATATTTGATCAAAATTTATTCATTGATCAGTAATACTAAAGAAATATATTGATGATCAATAATCAATTCAAGGGGTGGGGTGGTTGGcaggaaagaaataaaaaaaaataaaaaaagaaataagaggaaaaaaagaaattaaataaatttttattctttttagtggttgatagaaaaaaaaaataaagagaaaggaagtaaaaaagaaagaacaaaaaggaagaaattgaataaatttttatttttttaatatatttaaataaaaaaatgagaaaaatatatataatattataaaaagataattttattttttttatccaatATTGGAAGAAAAAAAGTTCAATAGATACCAcctattttttacattattcacttttttttttgagttttctatttaactaaataataaaaaatagttgtttttcttctaatttctttctctccttttttttttcatttattttccacTCAAACAAATAAAGCGTTGCTGACACATATAAATCCATAAAGCTAAAACGCAAATTTAAAAGTAGGGAGAATATCCCGAAGTGTTAAGCCAGCGCAGTGAGCATGAATGGGTGATTCAGGGTATCCGAGTAATAAAGGCAACACGCCGAAAGGGAGCCCACTAACAAGAACAAAGTCCATTGATGATACCATGCAccctaacattttttatatttgtgtcTATTACTTtgttatatgatttaaataaataaagggaGGAGTCATGAGTCACCCTTAATCGGAAAAAGCATTATAAAAATACTTACATAATATCATTGAGTAaaagaagaatttaaaattgagtcaaataattaagtaataaataaatgtaaatGAGAATTATTTCAATGAGAATTGGAACTTGTTTATCAACTTCATGAGAGATTAAGGTCATTGAAGCTATCAGTTAATAGACAGGATAATcttgtttaaaaatttgataataaaaatagttttttattaaCTCTTTGATGCAAGTATTGCAATCGAAGACTCTTTCACAAGAGATTACAAGATATAATTTCACAAGTGTTATTTGGAAAGGGTTGGTACCTCCAAGAATAGAGCCTTTTAGATGGTTTGTTCTAATTGGTCGGGTAAATACTAAAGAGAGATTAAATAGATTGGGTGTCATCCAGCAGAGTGACAATATATTGTGTCCCGTGTAAAAAAGAGTTAGAATCTGTTCATCATCTGtttcttttttgttagtttacttGGCAGATGTGGTGCGTGTAGTTGAGGGATTTTTTTAGAGATTGGGCAGTCTCAGGAACCATTAAAAATCTGTTTAAGAGTTGAACTAGCATGCTTAatagaaaagaggagaagaaaaagtggCTGATTAGATTCTTTGCAGTGATTTGAAATATTTGAATGGAACGTAATGATAGAATTTTCAACAATAGAAAAACAGGTGTTGAAGTCGTTCAAAACAAAACGTTTATGAGCTATAAGAAGTGGGCTAGTATTGATATTTTGGTTGTTGATGATTATGTCGGAGATTACAGGGGATTAACCACTTTAGTGTTTGGTTTTGTTTTTATGGTTGTTTAATATGTCTATTTATCTTTATTGTGTTGAACTttctttgtttaaaaaaaaaacaaataggaAAGTGGCGTGTGCTTGGTAAGCATAGCGTGTTGACGAGTGGCAGTGGGCAAAATGCAGTGACAAAGCGACAGAAGAAACGTTACGTTGTTATATTAAGACTTAATAAGTTTAAGATGGGATTTAATCTCTCATATAAAGTTGGAAATAATAACAGAAAGACAGTGCAGTAAGGATCAGTAGAGGTCTTCTTCGCTGCTGCAGCATCACATCATAATTCACAACTCACAAGTCACCACCGCCCGAACCCGAACCCGAACCCGAACCCGGGGACATCTCTTTGTAGTTTCTATTTCCTTCTTGGTTTCCTATTACATTATAGCTGCCTCACAAGCTACTTCCCTCTGTAACTAACaaaatactctctctctctctctctctctctctctctctctctctctctctctccgaGATTTGCATGAACTACGTATATACTGTGTTCACTTGAAACTGATTTTTCTCTCTGCATATACGCATATGGAATCTGCTGATTATATAGCAGGAGTTTCTTTTCTTTCGTGCTCCGTTTATTCATGAAACAAAGTATTACATGAACGAGAACCAGAAGGAACagacttctttttctttttcttctcctaatTTACAAATTCATCAATATATTGTTTTTTAAAAGCTTAATATCAATCACTATTTCAGAGAAAATTGTTATTTGTTAGCTAGGTAATACCAGAcacaagatttttttaattttttgaaaaaaaaaaagattaattacCTAAGGCATCGTAATTCTGTATTCTTTGTTGCTTTCTGCTGTttatttttcaagattttttttagaatatttggTTGACCGCTTTAAACCGTTGGTAAAGGTGGACAGGAGTTCGATTACTATAGAATTTCATATTTCCTTTCCGGCTCAGAgtaataataaatcaattttgtTCTGTTTCTTCAAACTGTTGAATGACGATATCGGTGTTTTAGCCGTACaagtaatgaaaaaaataaaaaataaaaagaagaaacagtCAAATTTGTTGCTAGGATTCGTTCTTCTCCCGCAATTTATGACGACGATATTTGTATTGTTCTTAGTTGATTGAAATTTGACTGCAATCTAAATAACTAGAACGTTGCTGTTAAAACCTCtaacatattattaaatatcaCTGTGATTTTGACTAAGATGGTTGTGATTTGTGAATGTAGAAAAATGCGGCATGGATATCAGTGCCGCAATTTGGGGACTGGGATCAGAAGGGGCAAGTTCCCGATTACTCATTAGATTTCTCAAAGATCAGAGAAACAAGGAAGCAGAACAAGACTAACATTTCAAGGGCAAGTCTTGGTAACGAAGACGAGTTCATTAACCCAAACACCACCGCTGCCACTTTAGAAAACACTACTGGCCATAGCCACAACGAGCATCAGCACCCTCACTACCATCAAAACAGTTCTCACTCTCCAACTGTAAGATTCTTGCCCATCTTAATCTCTTAATCCTTAAAGTATTTCTGAATTTGTAGCTATGGCAAGTGTAGATGAAATTACTATTAGATATTGTTAAAAATTGATGGTTAcattacatacatacatacattagcttgttaagtttattttatattctgaGAGGAAGGATTATACTTTGGATATATCCTGATGAAGgtaattaattttctaattatgTTAACCATGATAAGAATAAGCCAGTTttctatttgaattttaatacaCGTTTGGTTGATACATGAGTTGACATTGGTGTCTTTACCGAAatacatgaatttatatttttcctttATTGAAAAATCAAATTGATGTTTTCTAAGCTCCTTTTATTGCTTACTGTCTAAGTATGAACCTAGCGGTACCTCCAATCATCATTACTGATTTATATTTGGAACTGGTATTGGTAGATACagtatatcataaaaaaaatgcttTACGACGGAATCAggtaattgattgaattcaaatAATGAACACAAATGACAAACAGGGCGGAAAGTAGTGAATAATAATGTGGTGAAGAGAAATATCTTTCCAGCCAATGAAAGCAgagtttatattatttatgttattaaatGAAGGGAGTATTACATGGGACCCATAATTATGTGTTATGATAGATGTGTAAAGTGAAGGatgtatataaattatatatagatgtAGATGTAGGATACCTAAGCATCGCGCGATTCGAGTTGCTGCACATGCAGTGAATGTTTGGGGCAGTTTTCATGGGTAAGAGTccattaaattatataaaatgtaTACTGTGATGGATTGATCATTTATAAAATGTCTTTGGCGGATGTGTTAAATGATCTGTGATATATGTGTTTCTAAAGTCTTGCTTATTAAGTGCTACATAATGTAATCTCTTAacgtctttttctttttgtgacAGACAAGGAGAAGCTTCCTTAGCTACTTCAACTGTTGTGTGAAGGCTTAGCGTGTACAACCTTTGCTCCTGCTTTCTAAAGATTTTCTGAACAGGCATGGGTTATTCTTCTGCTTAGTTTGGTGATAATTATTTGGCCATTGTACttgattttagaaaaataaaatctttactTTTCAGCCTACGGCAGTTAATATAATCAGAGATTAAGATAATAAGCATGTTTAAGATTCCCATGATGAAAAGCACAATATTAAATATGATAAACAAACTCGTATACTCTTCGAGTCTCGACCTTAACAACTTTCCTTTTAACTTGGCTCCTCAAGATTTTTCATGAGACCATAGTTTTAAAGTTCCTACCAGGAAGCCAAACAAAAAAATGCTATTAATCGTTGGAAAATTTTATCCATAAGATGGAGGATTAAAGAGGAACACATCTCAGCTGCATGTTACTGATATTTAATATTGAAGCTGTCGTATGGCAAATCTCAAACATTCAAGTGAGTGGAGCCTGAACAGTTCCATTTTCGTGGAGACAACTAAATCAATGTTAGAGGGCTTTACAACTTCAAACTCAATTTTGCAACAATTATTGATCCTAACATTGTTATTCTACCATACCACGTGAGTGTGACAAAATGTGAACCGCCCCAAAACACAAGTATACTGATTATGATGGGCCACCATCTCCCTTGCAGGAAATCCTAGTTAACACTTAACAGtgtagaaaatgaaaaagaaaagcatttttaattaattctcaCCAAAGTCGGCAGCTTCAGAATGCCTAACTTGGGCAGTCCCAATTACTTAAGTACCTTAATTGTAACAACTAGCCCATTTAATGTTGTAATCACCCTACAACCAACACGCTCAATTGGATTTACAAGTGATATTGAAGTTTGATCTAATATGATCTTTGATCAGTTAGTAATGGAAAGTTATAATCGAGGGTTCCTTTCAACAGTTATTTTCAAGAAATGATATATTGATGAGGAAGCTCGTGCTTCTAGATAACGACAGGCAACATATTCCTGTTAGTACATGACAGCTTCAACAAGTAGATACGGATAATATCATCACGAGGAAGGAGGAATTAACATTTTATGAAAATAGTGTGTTTATAGAATCAACCTTGCATGCGCCTAGGTTtgtgttcttttcttttagGAAACTAAGGGGGGAGTTCAAAGAGTAGCTTGATTGTTGAGGCTAATTGGTTACAAACTATCTCCAATCCGGCTAGAAAGTAGTTGGATCCCGAGCTAAATGCTCAAATAGAAAACCTACTTtgactaaaaagtaaaaactaacAAGAATAGTTATTCACTCAGATTCAGGAATAAAATTAGTAGAAatgtcaatataaaaaaaaagtttagtaGAAATgttggtaaaaaaataataagaaagtagatttGTAGCGTCAAAATTACTCCTCAAAATCTTTATGCATACATCAAAGTATGATACAATCGCGCTCGCAATTTAAGTGGGCAAAAATTCAAATGATCAGATCATTAAACTAAGTATTCATATTAATATTCAAAAGCCAAGACTTCAACGGAAGCGCATTAATAATTAACCCTTGTTCATTTCTGTAAATTTGATGTATcgagtttaatatttttttatcaacccGACGAAACACCAAAACAAATTCTTTATATCATAGTTGTCAAAATCGAATCGGTAATCAAACCAGTCaagttactagtttactaaTTTATTAGTTGAATCGACAAATCACTAGTTAAATCGATAAAACCAATCtcacgtaaataaaaaatataaaatagcaaaaacttaaaactaaaatttgaaatacatatCTTTACTAACAATAGTACTACTACAATagtattttatggtttatcttatgctcaattgagttaccaattaatcaaccaaagccaagaatgtagaaagctaaatgaaaatcatatatctgaaaatacctccaattatattaattaagaaaatcctaacatgaaaagttcataagccaatttggcaacataaaccaaatacaaataaaagcattggaataaataaaagcatGAAAGGAAttaaagtaaaggaacattgaacctgatatgaagaaaTCAtagcctaatcctaatagaaatcctaatcctaatgataatcctaaatcctaagagagaggagagagcctctttctctaaaaactacatctaaattatgaaaagtgaaaaatgaGTCCTCTCTGTTGTTCAACTATGAATGGacgcattcccccactttatagcctctaatatgtgttttctgggtcgAGAACTGGatcaaaaacagcccaaaattCGGTGGTTATGAAATCAAACACACTGATTTTTGTCACTACAACGTgtccgcgtggagcacgcgtttgcgtcatcTAGCTGTATGGtcactatgacaaattatatatcaaatcgaagccccggatgttagctttccaaagcaactgaaaccgcctcatttggacctctatagctcaagttatgaccgtttgagtgcgtagaggtcaggctggacagcttagcaacttctttaacttcttgtattccttccacttttgcatgcttcctttccatacTCTGAGTCATTCCTACCCtgtaatttctaaaaacacttaacacacatatcaagacatcgaatggtaacaagagatgattaaaatacacaaattaaagactctaggaagcaagttttcaatcataaaacaaattttgggaaggaattgtaaaaccatgcaaatagtatgaataagtgtgcaaagacttgataaaaaccactcaattgagcataagataaaccataaaatagtggtt
The genomic region above belongs to Arachis duranensis cultivar V14167 chromosome 3, aradu.V14167.gnm2.J7QH, whole genome shotgun sequence and contains:
- the LOC107480366 gene encoding uncharacterized protein LOC107480366, with the translated sequence MTTIFKNAAWISVPQFGDWDQKGQVPDYSLDFSKIRETRKQNKTNISRASLGNEDEFINPNTTAATLENTTGHSHNEHQHPHYHQNSSHSPTTRRSFLSYFNCCVKA